The genomic region CTAATaagtatatttgaaatattatatactgtaCTCTTTATTGGCGCTATAAGAGCCTATGCATGTAGTCGGGTCCAAAAGAATACATTGTGGATTCTTCTTCACAAGCTGatgttaaatttaaaagaagGAACATAGCAGCTTCGGTATTTGATAATATGAATaagtattttcattattaaaacaGAGCTGCTCAAACAAACCCGTTGAATCGTAGGTACGTTGGACCACAAGAATATTCCTTTTGATCAACAACATGCCGGCTTATCAACAATTTTTAGACTGCaggttgtacatatgtacatatatacataactgcATACAAACATTTTGAGTGGTTTCAATATTGAAAGAACTATCAACTATGAATTTGATATCAACCTATGCCGCGCTTGTAACAATTGTGGTTTTATCATAAGTTAGCTCTCTAAGCTAATCTTTATTTCCGACTGTACTAAACAATGGAACGGAACCGGAACTAAATTCTTGCAAACTAGTTTTCTATCTCAGCAACATTAATGTTAAAGaattattaaagaattttttaatattgctaaCAACTTTTGAATGATGTGCCAAATTCGAAAGAAGTTCGAATCTTTTTATCTATACCACTAAATACAAGGAAATGAACGACTTTTGAGGCTTCACAATTTGATATGAgttatttcaattataatatgtacatatgtatgcataaaattCGAATAAACTTGTCCATCAAATTGTCGTAACATTTGTAAAAACAACGTTTcaatcagagaacgtatataaatatacgttctctgtttcAATAGGTAGTCAGCTGTTCCTCAACAATTTTGTGTTCACAAAACTGTTCTCAATAATGTTGCCACATAATTAGATGTTGTCATAAGGAGCAAAAGGTGATATCAAAGTGGAACTCTAAGttgttttcagtttattttacatactacatttttatatttagcaaaacaaacattatttatttttagaagatGGAGAAATACGTGTCAAATCAAGTATACACAAATTCGAATAACCGATAACAGTACAAATTGACTTTAAAGCTGTACGGTAACTCTGCTTTTTGACAGTTGATTACACTTGGTTGTTTTCTTGATGATTAATGCAGATACAACAATTTTCGTAAACACACAAAAGGATCtcaagtgaaaatttttaataaatccaaTAAGTACTTCATAAAATGGCTGCTTTAAAGggtatttatagaaaaattaactttgttcattattgtttaatattatttttgtatttttcgtaTGTGCTTTGTTGCTGCGATGCGGATTATCTTTATGACGGAATGGCTATGTACATAATAGCGTAAGTTAACAAAAGATCCAAAGTGATAGCACAATAAATCTTATTGCGTTGTGTATTTTTCTCTCTTCAATTTGCTTTACTAATACAGATTACTGGTGTGCGCATTTTTAACATGCCTGGGTATGACATTCCTTATATTGGCATGTGCGGTGCCACAACCGAAGATTTTCTACCCGTTTTTTGTGTTGCTATTTTACGTCCTTTCCGTGTTACCGGTATTCATAGCGAAGCGTTTCAATCAAGGAAACGAAACTAATCCAAAGACAGAGTTTGCACTATTTCTTTGCGCTGGAATGGTGCTAAGCGCTTTTGCTTTTCCAATTGTACTGGCGCATAGTCAAGTGgtaagaaaaatgttaatatatatgtacatgcattttGGATTAATCTGAATTACTTTTTAGATTACTTGGACTGCTGCTACACTTACATTAATCAGTAATGTGATTAACTATTTAACTATATTCGGTTATTCAATGCGAGATAGTGAATTTGATGCACCCTACGGTGGAATGTtctaaatactatttttttttttaatttgttttgtttttgttcttgcaaatataaatatatgaatgaaGAGACTCTTAACGCAAAATGACTGCAATGACTGCAAGTAGTCGTGTCTACATGAAACAtataaaaccaacaacaacaatatatttaTCATCATCGCAATTACAACGCAATGTTAACTAACGTTTGGAAGTAAAATTTTAACCGCCTTTGGTCTTGAGTGAAAACGTCGTCGAGATGCTAGTAGATTTTACAAAGGCTGGGTAGAATATCATACGCATTGCAGTTGAACACAGAAACACATACATAAagatataatatttagttttaagaTGAAAAGCTTTTTGTATCTACAATTAATGTGCTGAAACAAAAGTTGCTGCGAATTTggcacattttttgttttgaaaaaatcataatagtcAGGCGTAATTAAACTAATCAAATAACTCGATTTGAATAGACacgaataaaagaaaaaacaataaatgtatGTTATATAAACTTCATGCGCAATTTTAAGAATCTCCTTTGTGTAATATTAGACACttaatgtttgtatatgtagtATGGAAT from Bactrocera tryoni isolate S06 chromosome 3, CSIRO_BtryS06_freeze2, whole genome shotgun sequence harbors:
- the LOC120771097 gene encoding leptin receptor gene-related protein isoform X2, with the protein product MTFLILACAVPQPKIFYPFFVLLFYVLSVLPVFIAKRFNQGNETNPKTEFALFLCAGMVLSAFAFPIVLAHSQVITWTAATLTLISNVINYLTIFGYSMRDSEFDAPYGGMF
- the LOC120771097 gene encoding leptin receptor gene-related protein isoform X1, which produces MAMYIIALLVCAFLTCLGMTFLILACAVPQPKIFYPFFVLLFYVLSVLPVFIAKRFNQGNETNPKTEFALFLCAGMVLSAFAFPIVLAHSQVITWTAATLTLISNVINYLTIFGYSMRDSEFDAPYGGMF